AAAAGATGTTGAAGCCATGCAGCAAGTTTTGGAAAACCCAGACATTGGCGGTTTTGATGAGGTCAAAGTGCTGGTAAATCCTCCACGACAAGAAATGGGAGAAGCTATTGAAATGTTGTTTGATAATCGTCAAAAAGATGACCTCTTGCTGTTATTTTTCTCTGGTCATGGCATTAAGGATGAAGAAGGTAGGCTTTACTTTGCTGCTCGTAACACCCGCAAAAATGACAACGGAGTATTAGTTAAGGCAACAACAGTACCAGCTACCTCTGTCCATGAGGTCATGAAGAATAGCCGCTCTAAACACGAGGTAGTAATTCTTGATTGTTGCTTTAGTGGTGCGTTTGCTGAGGGGATGTTAGTGAGAGATGATGGTTTTGTAGATATCAAAAATCAATTGGGTGGAGAAGGACGGGCTGTTCTGACTTCCTCAACTTCAACCCAATATTCTTTGGAACGGAGAGGGGCAGATACATCAATTTACACAGGTTACATAGTTGAGGGGCTGAAAACTGGTGCAGCAGACCGGGACGAAGATGGTTCGATTTCCGTTGATGAATTGCATGAATACGCCAAAAGTAAGGTTCAAGAAGCCACTCCAGCAATGAAACCGGAGATATATGCTGTCAAAGAAGGATATAAAATTCAGCTTGCTAAAGCACCTATTGATGATCCCAAGCTCAAATATCGTCGAGAAGTTGAATATTGGGTAAGGGACGGTGAGATTGATAATCTTGGTCGTATTACTTTAGATAACCTACAAAAAAAATTGGGACTAACACCTGACGAAGCGGCGACTATAGAGGCTGATGTTTTAAAACCTTATCAAGACTACAAAGAAAATTTACAGGAATATCAGAAAGCATTTCTCCAAACAATTAAAGGTAAATTCCGTGTTAGTGATAAAACTCGTGCTGAATTGAAACGTCTTCAGCAAGTGTTAGGACTTAGAGATGAAGATACAGTCAAAATAGAAGCTTCTCACAAAAGAAAACTTAATCTAGGTAATCAATTTATAGGAATATTGAGTCTAGGAATTATTAGTTTTGCGGTAGGATGGTATGTTAAGCCGGATAAAGAATGTCCTTCATGTAACACACCTATAATAAAAACTACCAACAAATTTGCACAAGTCCGCAATATACCTGAAGGAAAATTTAACTACGGTGGCAGCACTTCCTGGAGTTTTATATACCCAACCTTAGAATCAGAAATTAAAAAGACTCATCCTCAATTTGAGATCAACATAAGACAGGACTTAGTACAAGGTTCTGGAATAGGTATTGAGAAGTTAATAGATGGTGAACTGGATTTTGCTCTATCATCTCGTGATGTTTCGCTTCCAGAGGAGTTCACAGCTAAAACTAAAAAAAATCTTAAACTTAAAGCAATTCCAATTGTTAAAACTGGTTTAGCAGTAACCGTTAACCCCAAATTAGCGATCAATTCTCTGACCAAAGACCAAGTAAGTGAAATCTTTAATGGAAAAATTGACAACTGGAGACAGGCTGGTAATCCAGCAGATATACCAATTAAGTTTTATGTGCGTGGTAATAATCCAACAAGCACTGATGAGTTCAGAAAAACTTTAAACATCATAACTTTTGGTAAAAATATTAACTATGTTAGTACGACTATTGAAGCACTTCAAAAAATCACTGGAGAACCTGGGGGAATCTTCGTAGGACCAATCTCAGACATAGTGCCACAGTGTGGAGTTAAGACTTTACCTATTATTAATAAGGGCAAAACTTTCTATCCATACGAAAAGGAAAAATTCGTGCCACCTGCTCAATGTGGACCTGGCAAGCGTAATAAAGTCAACATAGAAGCGATTAACAGTGATGAATATCCATTCTCTGTTCGTTTTTACGTGGTGGTTAAGAAAAATGGTCAAAAAGCAGAGAAAGCTGGTGAAGCGTATGCAAATCTACTTCAAACAGAACAAGGTAAAGATATAATAAAAAAGCTTCAAGAAACTGGAGGTCTGAAATAACTAGTTGTTAATGCTTCACTTTGGTGAATCTTAATTTTACAACTTTACTAAATAGCGATTACAAATTATCCTTCACCCAATTCCTAAAATTCCGCATAGCCTGACTTCTCCCAATAGTCAAACACTGCTGCACATACTCATTAACTAATTCAATAATGGGAATATCAGGAAAATTAGGACTAGATGAAGATTTTATATATTTCCCTTCCCGTAACAAGAAAATCTCCAAACCTTGTTGTTGATATCGCCAAAGTTCAGGAACTCCCAAAATCTCATAATTGTCAAATCGAGTCCGAGAAGTAATATCAATTTCAATAGCCAAATCTGGTGGTGGATCTATATTTAAATCAATCCGATTTTTCCCAATTACAGCAGCTTGATTTTGAATATAAAAACTGGTATCTGGTTCTACAGCTTGTCTCATTCTTTCATTTTTAAGTGTTGTCGAACCAAAAGGCTCAAAATCAATTTCTAATTTATCTAATAAAATTCTGACTAATTCACCAAATATTTCTTTGTCTTTTTCATGTTCAGGTAAAGGAACCATAATTTCTAACCAACCATCACTATAAGAAATACGTGCAGCACGTTTTTCTCCCATTTCTTCTAAAATATTTTCTAACTTCTGCCAACTAATATCCTTGAGTAACATTTGTTGACCAGGGTTGACAATAATTTGTTGCAGTTCTAAAAGCATATCGCCTCAGAGATAGATATGTACCTCATAACACCGGGAAGTGCTGTAAGAGCTATATTAGCTGGGATGGATACTGCACTTCTTCTAATTTGTTGAACCATAGCATATAGCTCGTCTTTGGGAAAAAGTTTAGTGAGGAAATAGCACTTTTCAGCAATATCCATGCCTTTTTGCCAAATCATTAAGTCTTTAAAGTCATTAATATCCGACATTCTTCCTGTTCCCTGTTAAGAGTTCCCTGTTCCCTACTCTTGTTAGTTTAGCATACTAAGTCCGGCAGATCCCCTTAAATTCAGTTACAGGTTTACTAATTACTAACTTAGTCGGTAATAAAAGAGTCTCATCCTTGGCTTTACCATCATTGGGTTTAGATAACATCAGGTAAGAAACTTTCTCCCCATTTGACTTGAACTTTACCGCTAGGACTAAATACAACCTTAAATTCAGTTACAGGTTTACTAATTACTAACTTAGTCGGTAATAAAAGAGTCTCATCGTTGGCTTTACTATCATTGGGTTTAGATAACAATTTTGGTAAAGGAGTAATTGACAGTAAATCAACTGCTAATTTATCAATTGGTTCATAGGAAACAATTCCGCCATCCGTATCTATTAACACCCGATAAACCAAATCCCGATCAAAATTAGCAGATGTTTCCGTAGATTCTTTTTTACTAGATTTTTGCCAATTCTGGAAAATTAGTTTTTGGAGATCCTCTTGTAATTTCTGGATCTTTTTCTGATCGGTAATAGCTGTCAGCGGATTAGCAACAGAAGAGTCTAAACTAGAGGGAATTTGTTTAGGTATCAGAAGAGCTCCAGCTTGCAGAGGAATTGGTGTTTTGAGAATGTTTTTTTCTAAATTCAGAGCATCACCAATTAAATCATTAACTTTTTTCTGATCATTAACACTTAACAACTGATGCTGAAACACGACATATTTATATTCCATAGAAATTTTCCTCTCAATCACACTGATTGCGTGTGCAGCAGCTTCATGAGCCGCATAACTAGGGGATTCATCTACAATTGATTGTAGCGGTTGATTGGGATCGAGCAGCATATTTGCCAACTTAAGAGTTAAAGGCACAATGCCATACACATTTATCTTTTTCTCTAAACCCAATTCCTTAACTGCTTGCAGAGCAATTTTTGTAGTCATTTCCGAACCACCCCATAAAACATTTATCTTTGGGTGGCGTTTGAGCATCGCTTTCACCTTATCCACATCTTTTGGGGTTCTAGCATCAGTTGTTCCCGTTTTCGTCCACTTGACATTGGCATCTTTCATCCCTTTGAAAAAGCCCTGTAAATAAGGATAAAGACGGGTTGAATCTGCCCCATCCACTAAACCCACATTTAGCTCTTTTACCTGTTTTCTATTATTATCTAATGCCGCACTTCCGATATACTGCCCTAGATCGTAACCCATATTAAAAGAGTCGCTTTCGTAACAAGCAAACACGACTTTCTGAGCTGCTTTGGGCAAGCAATCACCAATATTAACTACCACTACACCGGAAACATAAGCCTGGAGAATACCAGGTACAGATTTCTGTGGATCTAGAGGTCTCATAATGATCGCATCAATATCTTGGCTGAGTAGTTGTTTGATCCCTTGAGCTTCTTCCTGAACAGTTTCTCCAGTTTTAATGGGGATAATTTCGACTTGCTTATTTTCCTTAGCCAGCCTTTCTAAGCCTTGTTGATACAACTTATAGGTTGCGTTATCGTTGGGAACAATAAATCCGATTTTATAATTGTCTGGAGTGTCTTTGATAGTTTCTGCTTCCCAGTTTTTATCTTTGGCAGCTTTGTCCCAATTGTAAGATCGTTTTAGTTGATCCACTGACCAAAACTTAGCTCGTTTCAGGTTAGCACCCTCAAATTCAGTGCCAATTGTGATTGTTTCATTCCTCATATCTACATAGCGAAGCAAAGCTGCTTTGAAATTAGCTTTGTAGAGATTAGCACCTTGAAGATTAGCACGGCTAAGATTAGAACCTTGAAAATTTGCTTGGTTGAGATTTGCCCCTTCTAGATTAGCCCATACCAAGCGGGAATTAATTAGTGATGCTTTTGATAGATTGGCATCTTTTAAATAAACAAGGCTCATGCGAGAACTGTCCAGATTTGCTTCTTCTAAATCGGCCTTCTCTAAATTAGCAGCCCCGAGAACTGCTCCTTTGAGGTTTGCTCCCTGCAAATTTGCGCCTCGTAGATTTGCTCTCTCCAGATTTGCGCCCTCTAAATTAGTTTTCTCCAGATTTGCACCCTCAAGGTTCGCTCCACTTAAATTTGCCCCAGACAAATCCATTCGAGAAAGGTTAAATCCTTCATACTTGTAAAACTGTGGTGGCCATTGGGCAATGCTCGTCCATTCCAATTGGAATTTATAGCATTTATTGAGTTCAATTCCTTCTAAGTGGGCATTGGGAGCAGATTCTCCGAACAGACTTTGACAGGATTTATTCAGCTTTTCCATAGCCTCGATTCTTGAACTAGAATATTCAACTCTGCTCTGATCTCTAATTTCCTGTCTAGCATCATCTAAAACTTGTTTTTCTCGTTGCGGAGCTTCTATAAAATAAGCTCCCATAGCTGCTAACAGTGTAAGTTGACCAATGACTGTGGCTAAACTATACAAAGAGACATTTTCACACCAGTGAACAAAGTCCCCCAAACGCTGATCTAAAAACTTTAGGGGATTGAGCCAGAAATACTCGTTTATGTTAGACATTTTTGCTATACAGTGACTTTCCCACATCCGCAGATAGGTTTCAGGCGGTATATCTAGTCGTTTCGCTTCCTGAAGTATTTTGTACTCTCGTTTGACAGGATCTTCAATAGCAGCAACTTGCTTAAAGCTATGCTCTAAATTCTGTGAAACTCCTTCTAATTCTAAAATTTCAGCTTGTTCTTCAGGTAATATCTTAGTAGTTATATTCTCTGTTACTTCCGTATACGTATATAGTATGTCTTTTTTCTGATTACTACCTGTAGTAATTTTTTGTAGCTGTTGAACATTTGCAGTTGGTCTGCGTCTAGAAAAACGATTAGTCATAATTAATGGTGTATTTGATAAAAAGACTTAAACTTAATGGTTCTTAGGTACTTGTTATGCTAAACCGAGAAGTTGAGAGAAGGGAACTCTTAACAGGGGAAAAATTTTAATTTTCTAGTTTTTTGATAAGACTAATAATCATTCTACTTTCTTCTTTTAATAAATTAAGAATCATTTCTATATCTTTTTCTGAACATAATCCTACTCGTTTAGATAAAATTAGGTGAGTTTCTAATTCATTAACTGACCCTTGCAATATGTTTAAAAATCTTATAAGTAGGTGGGCGTTAAAAATTGTCGTTGGGGCAAGGGAACAGGGAACAGGAAGAGAGTTTTGAGTGATTTTACTTTTCTTCACATACCTTTAAATTGCCAAATCATTAAGTCTTTAAAGTCATTAATGTCCGACATTCTTCCTGTTCCCTGTTAAGAGTTCCCTACTCTTGTTAGTTTAGCATACTAAGTCCGGCAGAGCCAACATTTTTATAACTTAACCAGTGTAGATATGAGCCAATCTCAAGCGACGAATCATCTCACGACGTACCTCATTTTTAACTCGTTCACCACGTCTCCAATGTTCTAATTGAATATTATCAATGTAGAACCTTACAGAAAATTGCATAGAAGAACCTTGAATATCTGTGATTTGAATTTGTGGTTCTTTCCAAGCAGTAGATGACTCTTTAAAATTAGTTTCTATCCAATCTAAAAACTTGACTGCATAGTCATCTAATCTAGTTTCATTAACACCGGGATTGGAAATTGTTTGAAACAATTTACTAAGTTTGATTTTTAAGACTTCAATTTTCTGTTCCCATTCTTCAGGTAAGATATCTCGATCTTCCAAAACTAAATCTGGATCTTCTAACCAAGCTTCATACCAAAGTCTCACTAAGTTAATTAGGTTTTGTTTTCCAGGGGCTTCTTCTTCTAACCAGGAACGTTGTCGTTTACCCTTACGTTCTGTAATCACAACCATTCCCATTAGGTCTAATATCTCCATATAGTCCTTCATGAGACCTTTCATTTCTTGTACATCTAACCCACCCTTTTCTACAATTATAATGTCTTCAATTAATTTCTCAAATGCAGCGTTGATTTTATTTAACTGAATATTGATTTCTTTTTCAACCAATATCCGTTTCCGTCCAGCTTCTTTTTTAGAAAGCTTATCTTCCTCACCTTCTTTTAACCCATAGAAGCTATCTAACGATTTGAGTTTTTCATCAAAATTAGCTAAAGTATCTGGATGTCCAGCCACAATTTCTCGCAGAATATTTGTTGCCATCATAGCATCCGCATCAATTCTCACTGCTACAGGAATTGTATAAGCATAATGAGTAGTAGGACGGCTAAGGTTAGTTATAGTTTGATTTCCTAAATTAGCATTAGGTACATACACTTCACAATGCTCATTAATCAAATACAATTTTGTTACCCGAATACCAATTTGTTTGATAATTGCTAATGAACCATCGGAAGTAGCAATAATATCTCCAAACTTAAATGGTGTATCAACTAAGAGAACCAACCCACTGAAAAAGTTGCTTAAAATATCTTTCACTGCTAACCCCAGTACAACAGTGATACTACCTAGAGCTAATCCTATTCCCGATAAATCTACACCAAGTGAACTAAAGAATAGGGAAATACCAATAATATAAGTAACTACTGGGATGAAATTCTGCAAAAGAGGTATTAAAACATCATCCCAAACAGCTTCTGTTTGCCTTGCATAAGCCTTCAAATAGGTGACGGCTGCTTCAGTGAATAACTGAGTAATCCAGTAAGTTAAAGCTGCTATGAGAAAGGCTGTGATTCCTTTCTGAATCCATTTCATTATCTCCCCTGAATCACCTAAATTGAATAGAGCAATTTTCAGACTAATCAGGGTGAAAATTATAGTCAAGGGAGTTTGGGAAACGCCAAGAATGAGAATTAATGTATCCTTTTCCCATTTGCGAACAAGAGGCCGCAAGACAAAGAAAAGTCCTACATAAATGGCAAAAGAGATTCCCGCACATAAACCTAAAGTGAAAAAGAACGTACCAAATTGTGCCGCAGTTGGCATAGCTAGTAGTGCTGTAGCTAGAGGTTTAGTCGGTGAAGGTGATGATGCTGCTGCTTGACCAAGAAGATAAATCATTGATGCCTGTCTAAACTATTACAATTTTCAACAAATTGAAAAGATCAATTATCTAAAGAATCTCAGAAAATAGGAATATGGATAGAGTAATAAATAAATTAGATTTTCTTGATATTTCTACTTTATTTACTACTAAGTTTGACCACATTTGTCATGTCACTATCCAATCTCAGAAATTAACCTCTAATGTGATTGATATTTGATGTATCTCTTATTTATCTAAGTGTAATTTTTAGATAATACTTTATTTTTACTCAAATTCAGCAATTAAATAATGGAGGAGTTCGCTTAAAAAGCTTCTGTAGTTTCGATTGTATTGTTATTTATATATTTGTTACAACAAATTTATATTGCAATTATTACTGATTCCATCCCTGTAATTTCCGCTAAAATCAACATCTGAATAGTTGTTAAACAGGAGAAATTAGGCGTGCCTACACTCGGTGTTAATATTGACCATATCGCTACCATCCGCCAAGCACGGCGCACAGTAGAACCAGACCCCATAGCAGCAGCAGTATTAGCAGAATTAGCAGGTGCTGATGGCATTACCGCCCATTTGCGCGAAGATAGAAGACATATTCAAGATAGAGACGTGCGACTATTGCGGGAAACGGTGAGAACCCATTTAAACCTAGAAATGGCAGCAACAGCAGAAATGTTAGCCATAGCCCTAGATATCAAGCCCGATTATGTTACCTTAGTACCGGAAAAGCGGGAAGAAGTAACAACAGAAGGTGGGTTAAATATTGTCGGACAAATTGCTAGAATAGGAGAGATAGTTGATAAGTTGCAAAATTCTGGCATTCCCGTAAGTTTGTTTATTGATGCCGAACCACCACAAATTGAGGCATCTGTCAAGGTAAAAGCCAAATTTATTGAACTGCATACAGGACAATATGCGGAAGCCAAAGACGAAACAACTCGCCAAAAAGAACTAGCTTTATTAGCCCAAGGCTGTGAACAAGCCATTAAAGCAGGGTTACGGGTGAATGCCGGTCATGGACTCACATACTGGAACGTTTACCCCATTGCCGCCCTTCCAGGCATGGAAGAACTCAACATCGGTCATACTATCATTAGTCGGGCAGCTTTAGTAGGTATTGAAAGAGCAGTTCGAGAAATGAAAGAAGCAATGCGGGGTAATTGGTAATTGGTAATTGGTGATTGGGAAATATATTCCCCCCTACATTTTGCCTCTTTGGACTAGTAGGTCGTCAAATTTATTTTGACGGGTAATGATCGGAAAAAACTTCTGTTCTTCCATCCCCCACATCCCCCACATCCCCCACATCCCCCACCTCCCCTACCTCCCCCACCTCCCCCACCTCCCCCACCTCCCTGCTTGACAGACTACTAGAGGGGTGTTAGCTGCGTAATTCCAGAAAATTAGAGTCACATTTGGAAACTTCAAACTTCTATGACTTCTCAACAGTCTAACAACTTGCCCCTATGGGTACAAGATAGAGACAAGGTAATTGCAGCCAGCACTGATGCTCAATGGCGCAATCAAAAATCTCCTGACTATAGCCGTTCTCAGCAAAACCTAGCAAAAGAGAGTATCCACCATCATCTCGAAGGTACACTGGAAGCTATTGTCGAAAACCTGGTAAGAACCTTTGAAATGGAAGTGTCATGGAAAACTAACCCCGCACAGTGGTTATCTATCGTCAATGACAAATTCCGGGTAACAAGCAATGGTGGTCAAGAATACACCGCTGCCGAATTAGGTAAATCAGGTACTTATAATTTATTTATGGCTGATTCTGAACATTACAAAGCTTCAGAGGAAAGTTTTGAATCATCCCATGATATCTTTCATAGCACCTTTCCTCAAGGATTTCCCTGGGAAGTATTGGCAGTTTATTCTGGTCCTCCCAATGTTACATTTAAATGGCGACACTGGGGACATTTTCAGGGTAAGTATAAAGATTATGCACCCACAGGGAAAACAGTTGAAATTATCGGTATGAGTGTTGCTCAAGTTACCGACGATTTAAAAATTGTTTCCTTAGAACACTATTTTGATAATGCCCTATTTTTAGAAAGCCTGACAGCAGGTGGCAAACTAGAAAATAGTGAAAATAAGGGCAGTGGTTGTCCTTTTGGTTCTTGGTTTCAGGGATTGAAGAAAAGTTAATCGCTCAGGGTACAGTGTTGAATCTGTACCCTGAAATTATAGCAGATCCCCGACTTCTGTTTTCATGATGTTAATAAATGATGAATTAATACTAGAAGTCGGGGATATTACCGCAGTAACCTAAAATTATAGATTAGTCAGCAAGCAAAGAAAATGCAAACATACTATTACGTTTTGGCCAGTCAACACTTTCTTATGGAACAAGAACCAATAGACGAAGTTCTCAAAGAACGGACTCGTAACTATCATGAACAAGAAAAAGAAATTGATTTTTGGTTAGTTAAGCAACCCGCTTTTTTAGAAACACCAAAAATGGCAGGTATTAAAAAGAAATGTCCCCAACCTGCGGCGGCCATTATTTCCACCAATTCGCAATTTATAACTTGGCTAAAACTGCGGTTAGAGTATGTGATTACTGGAGAATTCTCCGCCCCTAGCGACACTATACCAAATCCATTAGCATCCCTTACCACAGCTTCTTAATAGGGAACAGAGAACGGGGAACGGGGAACGGGGAATATATAAGAATTTCACCTCTTCCCCAATGACCAATTACCAATTACCAATGACCAATTACCAATTACCAATTACCAATGACCAATTACCAATTACCAATTACCAATTACCAATTACCAATTACCAATGACCAATTACCAATTACCAATGACCAATTACCAATTTATGCAAATATTAACAATCTTACCAAGTGCCTTATTACTAGCAGTTACTCCCTTAATTAGCAATATCAATCCTGTTATTGCTCAACAAAATCTTACTAATTGTCAACCACCAAATGCGGGAGAATATTTATTATTAGTAGTAAGTCCCACAACTGAAAATCAAAAGCAGTTGCGTAGTGCATTACCGACTGAATTAAAAACAGTTACTTGCAAATATAATAATCAAACAGTAACGCGAATTGGTGGGTTTAAAAATATTGATGATGCCAATCGCTGGGCAAGGTATATTCAGAATATAGTTGGTTTATCTGCCATTATCACCACTCGCGCTACCCAACAAGCACCTCAACAAGCACCTCAACAAGTACCACAAACAACACCAAAATTACCAACTTCAAAAATTAGCTATAACCCCAAAATATTAGGGGAAGGTTATGCAATTCTGGTTGATTATTTTAACCGTCCAGAAATGGTTAGTAGCCTGCAAAAATCCGTAGGAGGTGATGTGGGTTTTGTCTCCTATGGACAACGCCCTTACCTGTTGGCAGTTTATACTACCAACCAAAAAGAAGCATATAATACATTACAAAAACTCAGCGAAAGCGGATTTGTAGCCATATTAGCAGATGGTCGGAAAGTAGTTTTACTGCGCTCAACCGTCCGTTAAGAGTTAGTTAACAACTGACCACTGACGACTGACAACGAACAACCGACTAATAAACAGCCCGTGCTAACCAAGAAATAGCTACACCCAAAACTGAACCAGCGATAACTTGAACTGGTGTATGTCCTAATAATTCCTTGAGACGGTCTTGAAAAAAGTCCGGTTTTTCATGGAATAATTCATCAATCATTTGATTGAGGATTTTTGCTTGCTTACCAGCAGCTTGACGCACTCCAGCGGCATCATACATAACGATGATAGCAAAAACTGTAGCTAGAGCAAATTCTGGGGATGCCCAACCTAAAGTTTGACCTACACCGTCTGCTAGGGCTGTTACTAGGGCTGAATGGGCGCTGGGCATACCTCCAGTAGTTACTAAAACACGCACGTTTAATTTACGATGTTTGACTAACTCAACGATAAGCTTTAATCCTTGAGCTACAAAACAAGCTACAAGCGCAACCAGCAGCACCCGGTTGTTAACAATTTCGCCTATGTCCTGCATGGTATTTTGGTGAAGTTAGTAAGTGTAAGCAGTGATTGTATGGAGGAAAAACGGCAGTAGAAGCCAAAATTTAGTTAAAATCCACAATTGGGCTTAGTTATTGCGGTTGATGATAAAGTGAGCGAGCGCTTGCAAAGGAATGGCTTTTTCACCATAGGATTCTAATTCAGCACAAGCTTCAGCAACCAGTTGTTGGGCTTTAGCGCGAGATTCTTCAATTCCCCACAGACTAGGATAGGTAACTTTCTGGGCTGTGAGGTCTTTCCCAGCGGTTTTACCCAACTGCTCTTGGGTAGCAGTGATATCTAGAATATCATCAATGATTTGGAAAGCCAGACCAATATTTTGAGAATAACGAGTTAATTTTTGCACATCTTCAGCGGATGCACCAGCAATAATTCCCCCACAAACTACGCAAGCTTCTAACAGGGCTGCTGTTTTATGATTATGAATAAAATTCAGGGTTTCTAAGGAAATATCGGATTTACCTTCGGATTCTAAGTCTAC
The DNA window shown above is from Anabaena sp. WA102 and carries:
- a CDS encoding divergent PAP2 family protein, coding for MQDIGEIVNNRVLLVALVACFVAQGLKLIVELVKHRKLNVRVLVTTGGMPSAHSALVTALADGVGQTLGWASPEFALATVFAIIVMYDAAGVRQAAGKQAKILNQMIDELFHEKPDFFQDRLKELLGHTPVQVIAGSVLGVAISWLARAVY